CGCAAATCTTTCCTTCTTGCAGATCTCTTGTATTGCCCCTCTGACCTGCTTCACAAGTTCAGCCTGGCTTTTTGTCCTTCCAAAATTATATATTCCATAATCCTGGTCATCTGACAGCGTGGACAGGCTGGCTCGCATAAGCCCGATGGCATACTTCACATGCTCTTCCGTGATCTTCGCTGCTAACTCCCTTCGAGCAACGGCCCGGGCAATCCTGTTAATATTATTTACCTGCCTCGCCCCGATAACAGGATAATCAGCTGATATCGTCCTGAGTTTAAGATAATATTCTTTTATTATTTTCTGTGCGCTCGGTTCAAATTCTGGAACGGGTTTTGTCCTGGCATATATCACATATTTCTTGAACAGTTCGGGAGTAATAACTCGCGGCATGTTTTTTCTACTCGCTTTTGGGTTGCTATGCATCGAATTTATACTATCTGCAACAATGCTGTCCCTTTCTTTGTCATGAACGTCACGGACCACGAAGATCATATCGAATCTCTGATATATATAACTCGGAAGGACAGCCCCTATCTGGGATATTACATCTTCCTTTTTCAGATATCCTCCCTTTGGATTCGCTGCTCCCAATACAGCAGCACGGGTATTGAACGGGATATCATTCTTTCCTATTTTACTGACAAGCTGTATCTGGTCATTAAGAACGGTTACAAGGCAATTAAGATCCTTATCTTCATGCACTTTATCAAGCTCATCCAAACCCGCAACCCCCTGATCTGCCTGGCTGAAAAAACCACTCTTAACACACCATTCACCCCCTTCCTGAACTGCAACCGTGCTCAATCCCCCCCTTGTCATGTTGGTTACTTGCCCGAATTTCCCCTTCGGCGCAAGATATACCACATCTCTTATTATCTGTGATTTCGCAACACCGGGATCCCCAAACAACAGCACATGAATACTGCTTCTCTCTATCACATCACGCGGGTCAAGGTCCCAACACCAATCAGAGAATAATGATAGGCTGCAAGCGTCCTTGATTTCAAGAGAACCATATATGTTCGGGGCTATCAATTCCAGGATAGTTTGTCTAAGTTCAGATGGGGTTTTGGCCCACTCATCAAAAAGCTTGATCTCTTCCTCGGTAGGCGGCTCAGTGTTACTGTCATCTGCAAATTTGATGCTGCATACTTCGATCATTTGATCAAAATAAGTTGATTTAGTTTTCGGCCCTATTACCGTTTGTCGGGTCCTCACGATACCACAAACACGGATCACTTTTGCATCCCGCTCCCAGGGTGGGCGGCACAAGCTTCCGCTGAAATGAGCTGTGATTGTTACCTGGCCGCCTCGAAGTGACTCTATCACTATCTCCTGTGCATCCCTATACTCACTCTCAGGGGGGTCAAGAAGCTTGAATGGGCCTTTTCTTTCACAAACATCATTCTCACACAGATATGGTTCAGCATACACTCCACTTTGCGGCAGATACGTTATTTCACCACACCTAGCACATTTGAATGCGCCAATAACGAGCTCAGATTTCGGAATGATCTGTGTTGCCACCCTCCCCTCCACTTCTACAAATTTCCCAACATGCCTGGTTTTTATATCTTCTACCTGAAGCACGTTACCAGTATTAATTATACTCACAACAGGCCTGAACTCACTGTCTGCAGGAGCAATTATTTTACGAAGGGAGTTATTTAATTTATTTATAGCCTGGGTAGGTTTGTTCTCCAACATTTCTACAGCATAAGGGAACCCCTTCAACAGTGTGTTATACTCTATATCAATAAACTCGTTTTCATCATTAATACAGGTTAAGAACTCGCTCCAATAATATTTTTTGA
This portion of the Candidatus Methanoperedens sp. genome encodes:
- a CDS encoding minichromosome maintenance protein MCM — encoded protein: MNTYDTVISLLGDTGKQQWTRSEIIDIISDRLRIEKATAISRWNDTFSRTDYFEKIGDDPAKFQYTKSGRVRYETLQRTERADGNFDKSMETFIKKYYWSEFLTCINDENEFIDIEYNTLLKGFPYAVEMLENKPTQAINKLNNSLRKIIAPADSEFRPVVSIINTGNVLQVEDIKTRHVGKFVEVEGRVATQIIPKSELVIGAFKCARCGEITYLPQSGVYAEPYLCENDVCERKGPFKLLDPPESEYRDAQEIVIESLRGGQVTITAHFSGSLCRPPWERDAKVIRVCGIVRTRQTVIGPKTKSTYFDQMIEVCSIKFADDSNTEPPTEEEIKLFDEWAKTPSELRQTILELIAPNIYGSLEIKDACSLSLFSDWCWDLDPRDVIERSSIHVLLFGDPGVAKSQIIRDVVYLAPKGKFGQVTNMTRGGLSTVAVQEGGEWCVKSGFFSQADQGVAGLDELDKVHEDKDLNCLVTVLNDQIQLVSKIGKNDIPFNTRAAVLGAANPKGGYLKKEDVISQIGAVLPSYIYQRFDMIFVVRDVHDKERDSIVADSINSMHSNPKASRKNMPRVITPELFKKYVIYARTKPVPEFEPSAQKIIKEYYLKLRTISADYPVIGARQVNNINRIARAVARRELAAKITEEHVKYAIGLMRASLSTLSDDQDYGIYNFGRTKSQAELVKQVRGAIQEICKKERFARIEDIAFTTNLETVQIGHVLILMEGAREVYRVKDGYRIP